In Sulfuritortus calidifontis, the sequence TTTCCCCATCCGCCGCCAGTGGCATGCGGTGTATCCGGCCGAGCGGCCGCTCACCGTGGTCGCCCGCACCTTCCTCGATTTCCTGCTCACTTACGGCAAGAGCCATGACACCGACACAAATTGATGCCGCCCGCAGCGCCCTGGCCATGGTCCTGCCTCTGCGCCACCCGGCCGATGCCGCGCTTTCCCGTTTCTTCCGCGACCACCCCAAGCTCGGCGCGCGCGACCGCACCTTCGTCGCCGAGGCGGTGTATGGCGTGCTGCGCCACCTGCGCAGCCTGGAGGCGCTCTGCGGCGGGCGCAACGGCCGGCAATTGCTGCTGGCCTGGCTCGCCCGTCATGGCGGTCACAACCTGCGCGAGTTCGAGCCCCTGGTGCGCGAAGGCGAGTTCAAGTGGCTGAAAGAGGTCAAGGCGGCGAAGCTGGACGATCAGCCCGTGGCCGTGCAGCTCGACCTGCCCGACTGGCTGCACGAACGCCTACAGGCGACTTACGGCGCGCGGCTGCCGGAACTGCTGGGCGCCCTGAACCGGCCGGCGCCGCTCGATTTGCGGGTGAACCCGCTCAACACCGATCGCGCGGCCGTGCTCGCCCAGTTGCAGGACGAAGGCCTGACGGCCGAGGCCACGCCCTGGTCGCCCCTGGGCATCCGTCTGAAGGACAAGCCCGCCCTGCAGAAACACCCGCTGTTCCTCAGCGGCCAGATCGAGGTGCAGGATGAGGGCAGCCAACTGCTCGGTCTGCTGCTGGCGCCGAAACGCGGCGAAATGGTGTGCGACTTCTGCGCCGGGGCCGGCGGCAAGACCATGCTGCTCGGGGCCCTGATGCGCTCGACCGGCCGACTCTATGCCTTCGACGTCTCGGAAAAGCGGCTGAACAACCTGAAGCCGCGACTGAAACGCTCGGGCCTGTCGAACGTGCAACCACAACTGATCGCCAGCGAGCGCGACAGCAAGGTGAAACGTTTGGCGGGCAAGTTCGACCGCGTCCTGGTCGACGCCCCCTGCTCCGGCACCGGCACCCTGCGCCGCAACCCGGATTTGAAATGGCGCCAGACCGAGGCCGGTCTGGCCGAGCTCAATGCCAAGCAGGCGAGCATCCTGGCCGCGGCGGCGACCCTGCTCAAGCCCGGCGGCCGCCTGGTCTACGCCACCTGCAGCCTGCTCCGGGAAGAGAACGAGGCCATCGTCGAGGCCTTCCTCGCCGCTCATCCCGAATTCAAACTGGTGCCGGCCGGCGCGGTGCTTACGGCGCAGCAGATCCCGCTCGCGATGGCCGACTACCTGCAGCTCGACCCGGCCGCGCACGGCACCGACGCCTTCTTCGCCGCCGTCCTGGAGCGCACGGCGTGAGGCGCTGGCTCTGGCTGCTCGCGGCCTGCGGCCTGTGCCCGCCCGCCCTGGCCAGCGAGCCGCTGACCCTCTCGGCCCAGGGCCAAATCCAGGTCGCCTTCACCCCGGGAGACGATGCCGGCGCCCTGATCGTCAGCGCCATCCACCAGGCCAGGCGCCAGATCCTGGTGCAGGCCTTCAGCTTCACCCACGCGGCCATCGCCGAGGCCCTGATCGCGGCCAGGCGGCGCGGCGTCGAGGTCCAACTGCTGGCCGACCCCGAGCAGGCGGAAACGGTGAAGACCAGCCGGATCGATCAGCTGGCCGCCGCTGGCATCCCGGTCTATCTGGACGGCCAGCACGCCGCCGCCCACAATAAGATCATGGTGATCGATGCCGGCCAGCCAACGGCCACGGTGATCACGGGCAGCTTCAACTTCACCCACGCCGCCCAGTACCGCAATGCGGAGAATGCGCTGCTGCTGCGCGGCAACCCCTTGCTGGCCGACGCCTACGCCGCCAACTGGCGCCGCCACCGTACCCATTCCCTGCCCTATCGCAAGCGATGATGACCGAACGACAAACCGAGAACCTGCTTGAACCACTGCTCGCCGATCTGACCGACTTCGCCCTGATCGGCCAGCTCATCCTGCTGATCGCCGCCTTTGCCCTGGGCCGCCTGGCGTTGCACGCCATCCGGCGCCAGCTGTCGCCCACGTGGCGGGCCAAATGGGGCGAGCATGCCGGCAACCGCGTGGCCCTGCCGGCCCTGATGCTCTTGCTCGTCCTGATCGGGCGCAGCGTCCTCGCCCACTGGCAGAGCGTGCATCTGCTCAACCTCGCGGTGCCGCTGCTGCTCTCCCTGCTGATCGTCCAGGCCAGCTTCGCCCTGCTGCGCCGGATCTTCCAGCCCAGCCCGGCGCTGCGCATCTTCGAGCACACCGTTTCCTGGCTGGTCTGGGGCGTGCTGGCGCTGCACATCACCGGTTATCTCGACGGCCTGATCGCCGCGCTCGACGCCGTCGGCTTTACCGTCGGCAAGCAGCGGCTTTCGCTCTACAGCGTGCTCCTGGCGTTGATCTCCATCGTCATCACCCTGATGGTGGCGCTCTGGGCGGCGCGCCTGATCGAGCAGCGCTTCATCGAGGCGAGCCCGCTCAACGTCAACATGAAGCTGGCGCTGACCAAGCTCACCCGCAGCCTGCTGCTGGTGCTGGCGGTATTGATCGCCCTGCCCCTGGTCGGCATCGACATCACCGTGCTCTCGGTGTTCGGCGGCGCCCTCGGCGTCGGCATCGGCCTGGGCCTGCAGAAGATCGCCAGCAACTACGTCTCCGGCTTCACCCTGCTGCTCGACCAGTCCATCCGCATCGGCGACATGGTCACCGTGGGCGACCGTTTCGGCCAGGTCCAGCGCATCGCCACCCGCTACACGGTGATCCGGGCGCTGGATGGCACCGAGGCGATCATCCCGAACGAGGCCCTGATCACCACCACGGTGATCAACCACACCCTGGCCAACCCGAACAACCGGGTCACCATGCCGGTGCAGGTGGCCTACGGCACCGATCTGGAGCGCGCCCGGGAGGCCCTGCTCGGCGCTGTCGCCGGCCGCAGCCGGGTATTGCCGGAACCTTCGCCGGCGGTCCTGCTCAAAGGCTTTGGCGAGAGCGGGATCGACCTGGAGCTCGCCTTCTGGATCGCCGATCCGGAAGAAGGCCAGATGGCGCTGCGCTCCGAGATCAACTGGGCCATCTGGCAAGCCTTCCAGCGCGAAGGCATCGAAATCCCCTACCCGCACCGGGTGGTCGAAATCGTCAACAAGTAGTCCTTGACGCGCCTATTACTACAATCCAAGGCATCACCCTTTTGAAAGGTTCACCCCGCGTATGTTGAATGGTCTGATCACCCTCCCCTGGTGGGGCTACGTCATCGTCACCCTGGCGCTGACCCATGTCACCATCGCCGCCGTCACCATCTTCCTGCACCGCTCCCAGGCGCACCGCGCGCTCGACCTGCACCCGGCGGTGATGCATTTCTTCCGCCTCTGGCTCTGGCTCACCACCGGCATGACGACCCGTGCCTGGGTCGCCATCCACCGCAAACACCACGCCAAGTGCGAGACGGCGGAGGACCCGCACAGCCCGCAGATCAAGGGCCTGAAGAAAGTGCTGCTGGAAGGCGCCGAGCTCTATCGGGCCGAGGCGGACAATGCCGAGACCCTGGAGAAATACGGCCACGGCACACCGGACGACTGGCTCGAACGCCACGTCTACACACCGCACAGCACCAAGGGCATCCTGCTCATGCTGGCCATCGATGTCCTGCTGTTCGGGCCGATCGGGTTGACCATCTGGGCGGTGCAGATGCTCTGGATCCCCTTCTTCGCCGCCGGCGTGATCAATGGCGTCGGCCATTACTGGGGCTATCGCAACTACGCCTGCGAGGACGCCAGCACCAACATCGTGCCCTGGGGCATCCTGATCGGCGGCGAGGAGCTGCACAACAATCACCATGCCTATGGCAGCTCGGCCAAGCTCTCCAGCCGCTGGTACGAATTCGACATCGGCTGGGCCTATATCCGCCTGCTGGCGCTGCTCGGTCTGGCCCGGGTCAAGAAGATCGCCCCCCGTGTGCGCTGGGGCGAGGTCAAGCACCTGTGCGACGGCGATCTGCTCGCCAGCATCGTCACCCACCGCTACGACGTGTTGACCCGCTACGCCCGCTCGGTCAGGCAGGTCTGCGCCCGAGAACTGGACACGCTGCGCGAGGCACTGCCCGATCTGAGGCAGGCCAAACCGCGCCGACTGCGTGGCTGGCTGCTGCGCGAGCGCCGCAGCCTGAACGAACAGGAACAGGCCCAACTGGCAGCCGTGCTGGCTCAGAGCCCGAAACTGCGCACCATCTACCAGATGCGGCAAGAGCTCACGGCCTTGTGGGAGCGCTCCAGCGCGACCAAGGAACAACTGATCAAGCAACTGCAGGACTGGTGCCAACGGGCGGAGCAGAGCGGGATCGAGGCGCTGAGGGACTTCTCCCTCAAGCTGCGCTGCTATGCCTGAGCGCATCGCTCCGCCACAATAAAAAACGGCGTCCTTGGCGCCGTTTTCGTTTACCGGCCGGACGCAGTCAGCTCTTTGCCGCAGCGGCCTTGCCTTTGTCCAAATTGCGCTCCAGTAGCGACTGCGCCTCGATGATCATTGCCAGCTTGGGGTTGGCTGGGTCGCGCTTCTTCATGAACTGGATGTATTGCTCCAGCTTGTTGGTGAGATAGGGCTCCGGGCCGTTCTCTTCCATCCATTTGACGATAGCGACCGAGGCGTTGAGCGTGATCGCCAGGATCGGATGGTTCTCGGCCAGGCGGATGAACTCGTTGACCGCCTCGCGTAGCTGGCCGCCCTTGGCGATGTTGATCGCGCGGCGGTTGAGATCCTCCACCTCTTTCAGGGCCGCGGCCTTGAGCGCCTTGAACTGGGCACCCGCGGTGCCTTCGAGCAGCGCATCGACCCGGTTCAGCATCTGGTCGTTGCCATGGAAATCGGCATAGAGCCCGCGTACCAGATCGGCCGCCTTGACCTCGTCGCCCACGGCCACCGCGGCCTGCAGCATGGCCATGCGCTGCTCGTTGTCGGTCTCCAGCATATCCCCGAGCGCGACCTGCATCGACTTATAGGCCTGCTTCATCGCGCTGTCGTCCTTGAGCACGCTCGCGCGCGAGAACTTCAACATCGAATTGGCGAAGTTGAATTCCGGCTTGCCATGATGGAAGTCCATCATCTGCTTGTTCAGGCTGGCTAGCTTCTCGCCGGCCTCGTTGCCACCCTGTTTCACCAGCAGGGTGGCATAGGCGCAAAAATCGGCAGGCTGGACGAAGGACGAGCCCTTGCCGTGGGTGTGCATCAGCTCGTAGGCCTTGCGCGCGGTCTGCTCGTCGCCGGTCGCTACCGCGGCGCGAACGATCTCCCGATGCCGATGCAGCGCCTTGGGGTTCTTTTCGATCAGCTCATTGAGGATCTGCTTGGTCGCCTCGAGATCGCCCTTCTTCTCGTGCACCTTGGCCAGCCAATCCTGGGCATGGAGGAAATCCGGGTTCTCGATGGCCAGCTGCTCCAGCAGCTCCTGCGCCTCGTCGTGGCGCTCGAGCATGAAATAGGCCCGCGCCGCGCCCAGCCTGGCCCAAGGCAGGCGGGGATACTCGGCGACGATGGATTCGAAATGGCGGTGCGCCTCCTGGAAATGGCCCTGGGCCAGCATGGCCTCGCCGATCTGGCGCAAAAGATCGAGTTTGTAGGGCGACTCGGCCTGAATGCCGGCCCGGCAAACGGCAATGCATTCGGCGAACTTGCCGTCGTCGAACAGATCCATGGCGGGCTTGAGCGCCTGCTTGCGCAGCCAGGCCTTCTCCAGGCGATCGAGCAGGATCTTGGGCGAGACCGGTTTCAGCAGATAGTCGTCCGGCGCCAGCTCGGCGGCGGAGAAAACCTGCTCGTAGGTGTTCTCGCCGGTGATCATCAGCCAGATGGCCGAGGACGGCAGGGCCTTGGTCCGGCGGATCTCCTCCAGCAGCTGCTGGCCGTCGCGGGCGTCGGACAGGATGTAGTCGCAGAGCACCACGTCGTATATCTCGCCGCGGTTCTTGATCCGGTTGATCGCATCGCCGTAGCTGGTGGCGGTGTCGATCCGCTTGCCGCCCATCTCGGCCAGGGCGTTGCGCAGCCAGAGCCGCATGGTGTTCGAATCCTCGATCACCATGTAGCGCAGGCGGTCGAAGGGGCAGCTGGTCTCGGCCGCGCTCGGCTTGAGACTGAAGGGCGAATCAGCCATCGCGGTCACCCCGGGCCACAAATGAAGAAAGCCCGCCAGGTGTTGGGGTGGGCTGCAAAGACTTGGTAATGGGAGACAGTCGCTTGTTCATCCGCCGATTCATGCGCCGTTTAGGCGCATGATAACCGGCTCCGCAGGGCTTGACAGCCCTAGGGCAACTTCTTAAGGCAAGTTACTTAAGCTTTGTTTCTTTGTAAGGAACGTGCTTGCGCGCCACCGGATCGAATTTCGAGATTTCCATCTTCTCCGGCATGGTGCGCTTGTTCTTGGTCGTGGTGTAGAAGTGGCCGGTGCCCGCAGTGGACTCCAGCTTGATCTTTTCGCGTCCGCCTTTAGCCATGACTCAAGCTCCTTACACGCGCTCGCCGCGGTCGCGCATTTCTGCGAGGACCACGTCGATGCCTTTCTTGTCGATGAGGCGCAACGCGGCGTTGGTCACGCGCAGACGCACCCAGCGGTTTTCGCTCTCAACCCAGAAACGACGGCTCTGCAGATTGGGCAGAAAGCGGCGCTTGGTCTTGTTGTTGGCGTGGGAGACGTTGTTCCCCACCATCGGCTTCTTGCCGGTCACCTGACATACACGGGCCATTTGGGCACCCCAGATCTCAAAAAATCCAAAAAAATCAGTTCGATTTACCGACCGTGAACGACCACGGCCAGCCAAAGAGGCGGATTTATATCACGGATAAAGCGGCCGAGTCAAAGCCAACCCCGCTCGGCGAAGGAGACCGCCTCCGGCCCGGCCACCACGAAATGATCCAGCACCCGCACCTCGATGAGATTCAGGGCGGCCTTGAGTTGGTCGGTCAGCCAGCGGTCGGCCTGCGAGGGCTCGGCCACCCCGGAAGGATGGTTGTGGGCGAAGATCACCCCGGCCGCGTTGTGGGTGAGCGCCCGCTTCACCACCTCGCGCGGGTAGACGCTGGCCTGGCTAAGCGTGCCGCGAAACAGCTCCTCCACCGCCAACACCCGGTTCTGGGCATCGAGGAACAGGGCGGCGAACACCTCGTGCGGCAGCCCGGCCAGCTTGAGCCGCAGGTAATCGCGCACCGCCGCGGGCGAGGCCAGGACGTCGCCCTGATGCAGCTCTTCCCTCAGGGCGCGCCGTGCCATCTCGATCACGGCCTGGAGCTGGGCATATTTGGCCTGACCCAGCCCGGCAAAGCCGCGACACTCCTTTTCGGTCGCCGCGAACAGGCGGTTCAGGCCGCCGAAGTGGCCGAGCAGTTCGCGCGCCAGCGCCACCGCGCTCTTGCCCTTCACCCCGGTGCGCAGAAAGATCGCCAAGAGCTCGGCATCCGACAGGGCCGGCGCGCCCTGGGCCAGTAGCCGTTCGCGCGGCCGCTCGCCGGCGGGCCAATCGCTGATCGCCATAATCCGCTCCCTGTTTTGTTGTCAGGCCATTAGAATGTCCGTCAATTAATCCATATAAGTCCGCAGGATGGAAGCGACCCAACTCAAGCGCCTCGTGCTCGGCGTCACCGGCGGCGTGGCCGCCTACAAGGCAGCCGAACTCACCCGGCTCCTGGTCAAGCAGAAGATCGACGTGCAGGTGGTGCTGACCGAGGCGGCCGGCCATTTCGTCACCCCGGCCACCTTCCAGGCCCTGTCCGGTCGGCCGGTGTTCACCAGCCTGTGGGACGACCGCATCGACAACGGCATGGCCCACATCGACCTCACCCGCGACGCCGACGCCGTGCTGATCGCCCCCGCCTCGGCCGACTTCCTGGCCAAGGTGGCCCAGGGCCGGGCCGACGACCTCTTGTCCACCCTGTGCCTGGCCCGTACCTGCCCGCTCCTGGTGGCGCCGGCGATGAACGTGCAGATGTGGGAACACCCGGCGACCCAGCGCAACGTCGCGCTATTGCAACAGGACGGCGTGATGTTCCTCGGCCCGGCCGAAGGCGAGCAGGCCTGCGGTGAGGTGGGCCTGGGCCGCATGTTGGAACCGGAAGAGCTCATCGAGGCCCTGGCCGGCCAGTTCCAGCCCAAGCGCCTGGCCGGTCTCAAGGTGCTGATCACCGCCGGCCCCACCTTCGAGGCGATCGACGCCGTGCGCGGCATCAGCAACCAAAGCTCGGGCAAGATGGGCTATGCCGTCGCCCGTGCCGCGCTCGAGGCCGGGGCCGAGGTCACCCTGGTTTCCGGCCCCACCTGTCTCAAGCCGCCGCGCGGCGCCCGCACCATCCCGATCGTGAGCACCCAGCAGATGCTGGATGCGGTCGAGGCCGAGGTCGATGCGGCCGACATCTTCATCAGTGTCGCCGCGGTGGCCGACTATTACGTGCTCAACCCGAGCGAGAGCAAGATCAAGAAGGACGCCCACATCCTCACCCTGGAACTGGCGCCCAACCCCGACATCCTGGCCAACGTCACCAGTCGGGCCAAGCCGCCCTTCTGCGTCGGCTTCGCCGCCGAGGCCGAGAACCTCGAGGAATACGCCGAGCTCAAGCGCCGTCGCAAGCATCTGCCGCTGATCGTGGCCAACGCGGTGCAGGAGGCCATCGGCACCGACGAGGTGGAGCTGCTGCTGCTCGACGACGCCGGCAAGCACACGCTGGCACGGGCCGACAAGCTCACCCAGGCCCGGCGCCTGATCGCGCACATCGCCCAGATCTACAACGCCCAACACCCCTAAAAGCATCATGCACGTCGACCTGAAGATCCTCGACCCGCGCCTGCGGGAACAATTGCCCCATTACGCCACCCCCGGCAGCGCCGGCCTCGACCTGCGCGCCTGCCTGGACGCCCCCCTGGTGCTGAACCCGGGCGAGACCCAGCTCATTCCCACCGGCATCGCCATTCACCTGGCCGATCCTGGCTTTGCCGCGCTGATCCTGCCCCGCTCCGGCCTGGGCCATAAGCACGGCGTGGTGCTGGGCAATCTGGTCGGCCTGATCGACTCGGACTACCAGGGCCAGCTCATGGTCTCGACCTGGAACCGCGGCCAGGAGGCCTTCACCATCCAGCCCTTCGAGCGCATCGCCCAGATGGTCATCGTGCCGGTGGCGCAGGCCAGCTTCAACGTGGTCGAGGAATTCCCCGAGAGCGACCGCGGCACCGGCGGCTTCGGCAGCACCGGCAAGCACTGAGGCGTTTGCCGGAGAGGCCGGGAGCATTCCCGCCCCCGCCCTCCCGTCTCAGCATTGCTCCCACGGCAGGCCATCAAAGCGCCAGCCATTTTTGGTGCTGCGGCGGTGGTGCTCGTCCAACTCGCCTTCGAAGCCATACAGCACGTTGTAGACCTCGGTAAAGCCGTTCTGCTCGAGGAACTCGCCCGCCTCGCGCGAGCGGTTGCCCGAACGGCAGATCAGGATCACCGGCCGGTGATGCGAGGCGGCCATGCGCACCTCGCCCAGAAAGCGGGGATTGATGTCCCAGTTCACCCCCTCGTACCACGGAATCAGGATGGCGCCGACCGGATGGCCGACAAAGAGGTACTCAAACTCCGAACGGCAATCGATGAATACCGCGTCCGGCTGGGCCTGCAGGAAGGCATGGGTCTCTTTCGGCGTCAGGTGCTTCATGGTCTTCCTCGCTTAAGTGCCTGATTTTCCGTATCATAGCCGGCCTTTTCGAATTCATCGCGAACATGCCCGACCGCACTGCCGAACTCCTCGCCCTGGCCAAAGAGCGCATCCTGATCCTGGACGGCGCCATGGGCACCATGATCCAGAAATACAAGCTGGAGGAGGCAGACTATCGCGGCACGCGCTTTGCCGACTGGCCGAGCGAGGTCAAGGGCAACAACGACCTCTTGCTCCTGACCCAGCCCCAGATCATCCGCGAGATCCACAGCCAATACCTCGCGGCCGGGGCCGACATCCTGGAGACCAACACCTTCAACGCCAACAGCATCTCCATGGCCGACTACGGCATGCAGGCGCTGGTTTATGAGTTGAACTACGAGGGTGCCCGGCTCGCGCGCGCGGTGGCCGACGAATTCACCGCCAGGGACCCGGCCAGACCGCGCTTCGTCGCCGGCGTGCTCGGCCCCACCTCGCGCACCCTGTCGATCTCGCCCGACGTCAACGACCCCGGTTTTCGCAATGTCACCTGGGATGCGCTGGTCGCCACCTACTACGAGGCGACCGACGGCCTGGTCAAGGGCGGCGCCGACCTCATCCTGATCGAGACGGTGTTCGACACCCTCAACGCCAAGGCCGCGGTGTTCGCCGTGCACAAGTACTTCGACGCCACCGGCGAAAAACGGCCGATCATGATCTCCGGCACCATCACCGACGCCTCCGGCCGCACGCTGTCGGGGCAGACGGCCGAGGCCTTCTGGAACTCGCTGCGCCACGCCGAGCCGCTATCCTTCGGCTTCAACTGCGCCTTGGGCGCCAAGGATCTGCGCCAGCACATCGACGAAATGGCCGGCAAGGCCGACTGCCTGATCTCGGCCCACCCCAACGCCGGCCTGCCCAACGCCTTCGGCGGCTATGATGAGACCGCCGAACAGATGGCGGCCCAGATCGGGGAATGGGCCGAGTCCGGCCTGCTCAATATCGTCGGTGGCTGCTGCGGCACCTCGCCGGAACACATTGCGGCCATCGCCCGGGCGGTGGCCGATTGCGCCCCACGCAAAATCCCGCAGATCGAGCCCAAGCTGCGCGTCTCTGGTCTGGAGCCCTATAACCTCGGCGCCGGCGACCTGTTCTGCAACGTCGGCGAGCGCACCAACGTCACCGGCTCGGCCAAGTTCAAGCGCCTGATCCTGGAAGGCCAGTACGACGAAGCGCTCGACATCGCGCGCCAGCAGGTGGAAAACGGCGCCCAGGTGATCGACATCAACATGGACGAGGCCATGCTCGACGGTGAGGCGGCGATGACTCGCTTCCTCAACCTGATCGCCGGCGAGCCGGACATCGCCCGCGTGCCGATCATGCTCGACTCGTCCAAGTGGGAGATCATCGAGGCCGGCCTCAAATGCGTGCAGGGCAAGCCCATCATCAACTCGATCTCGCTGAAGGAAGGCGAGGCCGCCTTCATCGAGAAGGCCCGGCTCGCCCGCCGCTACGGCGCCGCGGTGATCGTCATGGCCTTCGACGAGCAGGGCCAGGCCGACACCTACCGGCGCAAGATCGAGATCTGCGCCCGCGCCTATGAGGTGCTGACGAAGAAGGTCGGCTTCCCGGCCGAGGACATCATCTTCGACCCCAACATCTTCGCCATCGCCACCGGCATCGAGGAGCACGCCAATTACGCGGTGGACTTCATCGAGGCCACGCGCTGGATTCGCCAAAACCTGGCACATGCCCATGTCTCCGGCGGCGTATCCAACGTGTCGTTCTCTTTCCGCGGCAACGAGCCGGTGCGCGAGGCCATCCACACCGTGTTCCTCTACCACGCCATCCAGGCAGGGATGGACATGGGCATCGTCAACGCCGGCCAGCTTGGCGTCTACGACGAGATCGAGCCGGCGTTGCGCGAGCGGGTGGAGGACGTGGTGCTCAACCGCCGGCCCGACGCCGGCGACCGCCTGGTCGAGTTCGCCAACACGGTGAAGGGGTCGGCAAAGGAACAGGTGGAAGATCTGGCCTGGCGCGACCAGCCGGTCGAGAAACGCCTGGCCCACGCCCTGGTCAAAGGCATCACCCAGTACATCGAGGCCGACACCGAGGAGGCGCGCATCGCCCTCGGCCATCCGGTCAAGGTGATCGAAGGTCCGCTGATGGACGGCATGAACGTGGTCGGCGACCTGTTCGGCGCCGGCAAGATGTTTCTGCCCCAGGTGGTGAAGTCGGCCCGGGTGATGAAGCAGGCGGTCGCTCACCTGATCCCTTATATCGAGGCGGAAAAGGCCGGCGGCAGCAGCCAGGCCAAGGGCCGCATCGTCATGGCCACGGTCAAGGGCGACGTGCACGACATCGGCAAGAACATCGTCGGCGTCGTGCTCGGCTGCAACAACTACGAGGTGGTCGACCTCGGCGTCATGGTGCCGGCCGACAAGATCCTGAACACCGCCCGGGAAGTGAACGCCGACATCATCGGCCTGTCCGGCCTGATCACGCCCTCGCTGGAGGAGATGGCGCACATCGCCCGCGAGATGCAGCGCCAGGGCTTCACCATTCCCCTGCTGATCGGCGGCGCCACCACCTCGCTCGCCCACACCTCGGTCAAGATCGACCCGAACTACGCCGGGCCGGTGGTCTACGTGAAGGATGCCTCGCGCGCGGTCGGCGTCTGCACCAACCTCTTGTCCACCGAGCTGCGCGACGATTATGTCGCCAAGCTCAAGGCCGACTACGCCGCCACCCGCGAGCGCCATCTGGCGCAGAAGGGCGAGACCAAGCGGGTCAGTCTGGCTCAGGCGCGCGCCAACAAGTTCCAGGTCGACTGGGACCACTACATGCCGCCGGTGCCGCGACAGTTGGGCGTGCAGGTATTCAAGGCCTATGACCTGGCCGAGCTCGCGCGCTACATCGACTGGACACCGTTCTTCCAGTCCTGGGAACTGCATGGCCGCCACCCGAAGATTTTGCAGGACGAGGTGGTGGGCGAGGAGGCGCGCAAGCTGTTTGCCGACGCCCAGGCCATGTTGCAGAAAATGATCGAGGAAAAGTGGGTCGAGGCCCGGGCGGTGATTGGCCTGTTTCCGGCCAATTCGGTGCATGACGACGACATCGAGCTCTACGCCAACGAGTCGCGCGACAAGGTGCTGATGACCTGGCACAACCTGCGCCAGCAAATGCAGAAACCGAAGGACCAGCCCAACTGGTGCCTAGCCGATTTCGTCGCACCGAAAGCCACCGGCGTGAAGGACTATCTCGGCGCCTTCGTGGTCACCGCCGGCATCGGCGAGGACGAGCGGGTGCAGGCGTTCAAGGCCGCCCACGACGATTACCACGCCATCCTGTTCCAGTCCCTGTGCGACCGGCTGGCCGAGGCCTTCGCCGAGCGCCTGCACCAGCGCGTAAGAAAAGAGTTCTGGGGCTACGACGCCGACGAGCAGCTGTCCAACGAGCAGCTGATCAACGAGGAATACCGCGGCATCCGCCCGGCCCCCGGTTATCCGGCCTGCCCGGAGCACAGCGAGAAGGGCCCGCTGTTCGCCCTGCTCGATGCCACGGCCCAAACCGGCATCAAGCTGACCGAGAGCTTCGCCATGTGGCCGGGTGCCTCGGTCTCCGGCTTCTACCTCTCGCACCCGGGCAGTCGCTACTTCGCCGTGGCCAAGCTTTCCCGCGACCAGGTCGAGGACTACGCCCGGCGCAAGGGCTGGGACCTCGCCACCGCCGAGCGCTGGCTGGCGCCCAACCTGGGGTATCAGCCGGATTGAGCCTGCCGCCGCCGCTCGCCTCGACCGCCGCCCTGCAGCAGGCCTTCGCCCAAGGCCTGCACCGTATGCTGCGCGAGCACGACGGCCTCGGCGTCTATATCCTGGTCCTGGCCAACGCCGCCAACGACCCGGAAATCTGGGCGACATTGCGCGAGCCGCTGACCGAGCGTCACTACCACCACGCCGCCCTGATCACCACCGCCCTGCGCCAGGGCAGGCCGGTAAACGAGCCGGAGGACGACCTGCTGGTCTTCCTGAAATTGCTCGCGATCGGCT encodes:
- the coaBC gene encoding bifunctional phosphopantothenoylcysteine decarboxylase/phosphopantothenate--cysteine ligase CoaBC, with the protein product MEATQLKRLVLGVTGGVAAYKAAELTRLLVKQKIDVQVVLTEAAGHFVTPATFQALSGRPVFTSLWDDRIDNGMAHIDLTRDADAVLIAPASADFLAKVAQGRADDLLSTLCLARTCPLLVAPAMNVQMWEHPATQRNVALLQQDGVMFLGPAEGEQACGEVGLGRMLEPEELIEALAGQFQPKRLAGLKVLITAGPTFEAIDAVRGISNQSSGKMGYAVARAALEAGAEVTLVSGPTCLKPPRGARTIPIVSTQQMLDAVEAEVDAADIFISVAAVADYYVLNPSESKIKKDAHILTLELAPNPDILANVTSRAKPPFCVGFAAEAENLEEYAELKRRRKHLPLIVANAVQEAIGTDEVELLLLDDAGKHTLARADKLTQARRLIAHIAQIYNAQHP
- the radC gene encoding RadC family protein gives rise to the protein MAISDWPAGERPRERLLAQGAPALSDAELLAIFLRTGVKGKSAVALARELLGHFGGLNRLFAATEKECRGFAGLGQAKYAQLQAVIEMARRALREELHQGDVLASPAAVRDYLRLKLAGLPHEVFAALFLDAQNRVLAVEELFRGTLSQASVYPREVVKRALTHNAAGVIFAHNHPSGVAEPSQADRWLTDQLKAALNLIEVRVLDHFVVAGPEAVSFAERGWL
- the dut gene encoding dUTP diphosphatase gives rise to the protein MHVDLKILDPRLREQLPHYATPGSAGLDLRACLDAPLVLNPGETQLIPTGIAIHLADPGFAALILPRSGLGHKHGVVLGNLVGLIDSDYQGQLMVSTWNRGQEAFTIQPFERIAQMVIVPVAQASFNVVEEFPESDRGTGGFGSTGKH
- a CDS encoding rhodanese-like domain-containing protein produces the protein MKHLTPKETHAFLQAQPDAVFIDCRSEFEYLFVGHPVGAILIPWYEGVNWDINPRFLGEVRMAASHHRPVILICRSGNRSREAGEFLEQNGFTEVYNVLYGFEGELDEHHRRSTKNGWRFDGLPWEQC
- the rpmB gene encoding 50S ribosomal protein L28, with amino-acid sequence MARVCQVTGKKPMVGNNVSHANNKTKRRFLPNLQSRRFWVESENRWVRLRVTNAALRLIDKKGIDVVLAEMRDRGERV